A stretch of the Chitiniphilus purpureus genome encodes the following:
- a CDS encoding SPOR domain-containing protein, producing the protein MSEGQDPLLREAEQHRLREQVFWRLGIAAGLIVIILAGIYLLDRPASSPVTVTGTQPRIAPAVPTNRPAIPIRTPPTAQASAPAAIGTPASSPAATPSPTASTVTAAPATTTPVQATGAVATPLPSPRPATAVPSRADRPTMQAPQPVAPTAAQPVERTEHYTVQAGVFLHADNAEKLLRQLQRAGVPAYLETRVQLGPFKNKAEADAASRKLRELGIEPVRRNE; encoded by the coding sequence ATGAGCGAAGGACAGGATCCGCTACTGCGGGAAGCCGAGCAACATCGGCTGCGGGAACAGGTTTTCTGGCGGCTGGGGATCGCCGCCGGGCTCATCGTCATCATCCTGGCCGGCATCTATCTGCTCGACCGGCCCGCATCCTCTCCTGTCACGGTCACCGGTACACAGCCCCGCATCGCCCCGGCTGTGCCGACCAACAGACCGGCAATCCCGATCCGCACCCCTCCCACCGCGCAAGCCAGCGCGCCCGCGGCCATCGGCACGCCGGCATCCAGTCCGGCTGCGACGCCCTCCCCGACGGCCAGCACGGTGACGGCAGCGCCGGCCACAACAACGCCGGTGCAGGCCACCGGCGCTGTGGCCACGCCGCTGCCCTCGCCCCGCCCCGCCACCGCGGTGCCTTCCCGGGCAGACCGGCCGACCATGCAGGCACCACAACCGGTTGCGCCGACGGCGGCCCAGCCGGTGGAGCGGACGGAGCATTACACAGTCCAGGCCGGTGTGTTCCTGCACGCCGACAATGCGGAGAAGCTGCTGCGCCAGCTGCAACGGGCCGGCGTGCCCGCCTATCTCGAAACCCGGGTGCAGCTCGGTCCGTTCAAGAACAAGGCCGAAGCGGATGCGGCGAGCCGCAAGCTACGCGAACTGGGCATCGAACCGGTCCGTCGCAACGAATAG
- a CDS encoding NAD(P)/FAD-dependent oxidoreductase: MSEPIIIVGAGLAGYNVARELRKLDRATPLVLIARDDAHFYSKPMLSNALAGGKAPAALVMKSCESMAEELNATILAQTEVQAIEASARRLILADGRALGYRDLVLALGADPVRPLLAGEHGAVLAVNDLSDYAHFLARLPGQGVVVILGAGLIGCEFANDLVARGLTPVLVDPAAWPLARLLPQEAGRWMQDRLQQHGVSFHLGRHATQVDCSGPGYRVTLDDGTLVDGALVLSAIGLGPRVSLARAAGLTVARGIVTGADLRTSDPHIWAVGDCVEAAGFNLPFVMPLMQQARSLAATLAGQPMSLRYPAMPIVVKTPACPTVIAPPLTCPAGAWQVDAGAAGLTARWETPEGVLGGFVLMGDAVRQRQTLSAQLGNWLA; this comes from the coding sequence ATGTCCGAACCCATCATCATCGTCGGTGCCGGGCTTGCCGGCTACAACGTCGCCCGCGAATTGCGCAAGCTCGATCGCGCGACGCCCTTGGTGCTCATCGCGCGCGACGACGCGCATTTCTATTCCAAGCCCATGCTCTCCAACGCGCTGGCCGGCGGCAAGGCGCCCGCCGCGCTGGTGATGAAGTCCTGCGAGTCGATGGCCGAGGAGCTGAACGCCACCATCCTGGCGCAGACCGAGGTGCAGGCCATCGAGGCGTCGGCGCGCCGCCTGATCCTGGCGGACGGCCGCGCGCTCGGCTACCGCGATCTGGTGCTGGCGCTGGGCGCGGACCCGGTGCGTCCGCTATTGGCCGGGGAGCACGGCGCTGTGCTGGCAGTCAACGATCTCTCCGACTATGCGCATTTCCTGGCCCGGCTGCCCGGGCAGGGCGTGGTGGTGATCCTGGGTGCTGGCTTGATCGGTTGCGAGTTTGCCAACGATCTGGTGGCCCGTGGCCTGACACCGGTGCTGGTCGATCCGGCGGCCTGGCCGTTGGCGCGGCTGCTGCCTCAGGAAGCGGGTCGCTGGATGCAGGACAGGTTGCAGCAGCACGGTGTGTCATTCCACCTGGGCCGCCATGCCACCCAGGTCGACTGCAGCGGGCCCGGCTATCGGGTGACGCTGGATGACGGCACCCTCGTGGATGGCGCGCTGGTGCTGTCGGCCATCGGGCTCGGGCCGCGGGTCAGCCTGGCGAGGGCCGCAGGTCTTACGGTGGCCCGCGGTATCGTGACCGGTGCGGATCTGCGGACCAGCGATCCTCACATCTGGGCCGTGGGTGATTGCGTGGAAGCCGCGGGGTTCAACCTGCCTTTCGTGATGCCGTTGATGCAGCAAGCGCGCTCATTGGCTGCGACGCTAGCAGGCCAGCCCATGTCGCTGCGCTATCCAGCCATGCCCATCGTGGTCAAGACCCCGGCATGCCCCACGGTGATTGCGCCGCCGCTCACCTGCCCGGCCGGAGCCTGGCAGGTCGACGCCGGCGCAGCCGGACTCACGGCGCGCTGGGAAACGCCCGAGGGCGTGCTGGGCGGTTTCGTGCTGATGGGCGATGCGGTCCGGCAGCGGCAGACCTTGAGCGCACAGCTGGGCAACTGGCTGGCTTAG
- a CDS encoding hydrogen peroxide-inducible genes activator, which produces MTLTELRYIVAVARERHFGRAAASCFVSQPTLSVAVKKLEDELGVTLFERSAGDVTLTPIGERIVEQSQVVLEEVQVIKQLAEQGKDPLAGSLRLGIIYTISPYLLPHLIPALRERASQMQLLLEENYTARLAEMLKQGEIDLAVVAEPFHESGIVTQAVYDEPFVVATPKGHPWERFGAVDSEQLAEENVLLLSPGNCFRDQVLQTCPDLNRESVPAGSSLQRTLQGSSLTTIRHMVAGGIGVTVLPATSVSAADEALLSIRPFAEPIPTRRVVLAWRKNFPRLAAVEVVRQSILNASLPAVAYLPDAEPSA; this is translated from the coding sequence ATGACATTGACCGAACTGCGCTACATCGTTGCCGTGGCGCGCGAGCGCCATTTCGGCCGCGCCGCGGCCAGCTGCTTTGTCTCACAGCCGACGCTGTCGGTGGCGGTGAAGAAACTTGAGGATGAGCTGGGCGTGACGCTGTTCGAGCGTTCCGCCGGCGATGTGACGCTCACGCCGATCGGCGAGCGCATCGTCGAACAGTCGCAGGTGGTGCTCGAAGAGGTGCAGGTGATCAAGCAATTGGCCGAGCAGGGCAAGGACCCGCTCGCCGGTTCGCTGCGACTGGGCATCATCTATACCATCAGCCCCTACCTGCTGCCGCATCTGATCCCGGCGCTGCGCGAACGCGCATCGCAGATGCAGCTGCTGCTGGAAGAGAACTACACGGCCCGGCTGGCCGAGATGCTCAAGCAGGGCGAGATCGACCTTGCCGTGGTCGCCGAGCCGTTCCATGAAAGCGGCATCGTGACCCAGGCGGTGTATGACGAACCCTTTGTGGTGGCCACGCCCAAGGGGCATCCCTGGGAGCGTTTCGGCGCAGTCGATTCCGAGCAGCTGGCCGAGGAAAACGTGCTGCTGCTCTCGCCGGGCAACTGCTTTCGCGACCAGGTGTTGCAGACCTGTCCGGATTTGAACCGCGAAAGCGTGCCGGCCGGCAGCAGCCTGCAGCGCACGCTGCAGGGCAGTTCGTTGACGACAATCCGTCATATGGTGGCGGGCGGTATCGGGGTGACCGTGTTGCCGGCCACTTCGGTCTCGGCGGCGGATGAGGCGTTGCTCAGCATCCGCCCGTTTGCCGAACCGATCCCGACCCGGCGGGTGGTGCTTGCCTGGCGCAAGAATTTCCCACGGCTTGCCGCTGTCGAGGTCGTACGCCAATCCATCCTCAATGCATCGCTCCCGGCCGTGGCCTATCTGCCGGACGCCGAACCCAGCGCCTGA
- a CDS encoding disulfide bond formation protein B, with product MDRWRLGFLVLFLACAGMLAFALYHQVYHWVMPCLMCVYQRLAVIAYGLLALLAVAWRPRSRAGLLLLGGSLAGSALFGAWAAALNLQLQYGPPDPTAACAASLPFPIDLNDPAWPAWFAMLIRPVGDCSAVDFTLFGVSVPLWVMLAMSGMLIAAIWLCMLRWRGLGGQRP from the coding sequence ATGGACCGCTGGCGTCTGGGGTTTCTTGTGTTGTTCTTGGCGTGTGCCGGCATGCTTGCGTTCGCGCTCTACCATCAGGTCTACCACTGGGTGATGCCGTGCCTGATGTGCGTATACCAGCGCCTTGCCGTGATCGCCTACGGATTGCTCGCACTCCTGGCGGTGGCGTGGCGCCCGCGCAGCCGCGCCGGGCTGCTGCTGCTGGGCGGGTCCCTGGCCGGTTCGGCACTGTTCGGTGCCTGGGCCGCGGCGCTTAACCTGCAACTGCAGTACGGCCCACCCGACCCGACTGCGGCCTGTGCCGCCAGCCTGCCGTTTCCCATCGATCTGAATGATCCGGCCTGGCCGGCCTGGTTTGCGATGCTGATCCGCCCGGTGGGCGATTGCAGCGCGGTCGATTTCACGCTGTTCGGTGTCAGCGTGCCGCTGTGGGTAATGCTGGCCATGTCCGGTATGTTGATTGCAGCCATCTGGCTATGCATGCTGCGCTGGCGCGGCCTGGGGGGGCAACGCCCATGA
- a CDS encoding patatin-like phospholipase family protein, whose translation MQTERTPGRTALILSGGGARAAYQVGVLLAISRLLGRHAGNPFPILCGTSAGGINAAALAAGATDFGAAVRDLARAWLTLTPEQVYRATLPALFGRAAHWVASLLLGGLGRRNPRSFLDNRPLAGLLQRLIDFDGIARAIAAGELRALTITASGYSSGQSVSFFQGLPGLEGWQRVQRLGVRAEIRLPHLLASSAIPFVFPAARIHREYFGDGSVRQVAPISPAIHLGAERILVVGVAPQRQATPVREKVQDYPPLAQVAGHLLDSIFIDGLEADLERVTRINRTLGYLPQAERERLGLRPVAVLAITPSRPLERLVMPHRSTFPPGLRFLLGGLGAFRPQGSMLASYVLFHYQYARELIRLGYRDAMARRQDLLAFLSAS comes from the coding sequence ATGCAAACGGAACGCACGCCAGGGCGCACAGCGCTGATCCTCTCAGGTGGCGGTGCGCGCGCGGCCTACCAGGTCGGTGTGTTGCTGGCGATCAGTCGGCTGCTCGGCCGGCATGCCGGCAATCCCTTCCCCATCCTGTGTGGTACCTCGGCCGGCGGCATCAATGCGGCAGCGCTGGCCGCTGGTGCCACCGACTTTGGGGCCGCGGTGCGTGATCTGGCGCGTGCCTGGCTGACACTCACGCCCGAGCAGGTGTATCGCGCCACGCTGCCCGCGTTGTTCGGTCGCGCCGCGCATTGGGTGGCTTCATTGCTGCTCGGCGGGTTGGGACGCCGCAATCCGCGCTCGTTCCTGGACAACCGCCCGCTGGCCGGCCTGTTGCAGCGTCTGATCGACTTCGACGGCATCGCACGCGCCATTGCCGCGGGTGAGCTGCGGGCACTGACGATCACCGCATCGGGCTACAGCAGTGGCCAGTCTGTCAGCTTCTTCCAGGGCCTGCCCGGACTGGAAGGCTGGCAACGCGTCCAGCGGCTCGGGGTAAGGGCCGAGATCCGGCTGCCGCATCTGCTGGCTTCCAGCGCGATCCCTTTTGTATTCCCAGCTGCGCGTATCCATCGCGAATACTTCGGCGACGGCTCGGTACGGCAGGTCGCACCTATCAGCCCGGCCATCCATCTTGGCGCCGAACGCATCCTGGTGGTGGGCGTGGCACCACAGCGGCAGGCCACGCCGGTGCGGGAAAAGGTGCAGGACTACCCCCCGCTGGCGCAGGTGGCCGGCCATCTGCTCGACAGCATCTTCATCGATGGCCTCGAAGCCGACCTGGAACGGGTGACGCGCATCAACCGCACCCTGGGTTACCTGCCGCAGGCCGAGCGCGAGCGGCTGGGGCTGCGCCCGGTGGCGGTGCTGGCCATCACGCCCTCCCGGCCCCTGGAGCGCCTGGTGATGCCGCACCGTTCCACCTTTCCGCCGGGGCTGCGCTTCCTGCTGGGTGGGCTGGGGGCGTTCCGGCCGCAGGGCTCGATGCTGGCAAGCTACGTCCTCTTTCATTATCAGTACGCGCGCGAACTGATCCGGCTGGGCTATCGGGATGCGATGGCGCGGCGCCAGGACCTGCTTGCGTTCCTGAGCGCTTCCTGA
- the guaB gene encoding IMP dehydrogenase — protein sequence MRIVQKALTFDDVLLVPAHSTVLPRDVSLATQFTRAIRLNLPLVSAAMDTVTEARLAIAMAQEGGIGIVHKNMGAKQQAQEVAKVKRYESGIVKDPITISPDLRVRDVLAITRQHKISGLPVVDGNGQVVGIVTNRDIRFESRLDAPVSSIMTPRERLVTVKEGASIDEARELMHTHRLERVLVVDDRFQLKGLITVKDIIKTTEHPNAAKDSQGRLRVGAAVGTGGDTEERVALLVEAGADVIVVDTAHGHSQGVIDRVGWVKRNFPQVQVIGGNIATAAAAHALVEAGADAVKVGIGPGSICTTRIVAGVGVPQISAVSNVAQALAGSGVPLIADGGIRFSGDIAKALAAGAHCVMLGGLFAGTEEAPGEVELYQGRSYKSYRGMGSLGAMQQGSSDRYFQEENTANVEKLVPEGIEGRVPYKGSLTAIVHQLVGGIRSAMGYLGCASIGEVHAKAEFVEITSAGIRESHVHDVQITKEAPNYRME from the coding sequence ATGCGCATCGTACAGAAAGCCCTCACCTTCGACGACGTTCTGCTCGTTCCCGCCCATTCCACCGTCCTGCCGCGCGATGTCTCCCTGGCAACCCAGTTCACCCGCGCCATCCGCCTGAATCTGCCGCTGGTCTCCGCCGCCATGGATACCGTGACCGAGGCCAGGCTTGCCATCGCGATGGCCCAGGAAGGCGGGATCGGCATCGTGCACAAGAACATGGGTGCGAAGCAGCAGGCGCAGGAGGTGGCCAAGGTCAAGCGCTACGAATCGGGCATCGTCAAGGACCCGATCACCATCAGCCCGGACCTGCGGGTGCGCGACGTGCTGGCGATCACCCGGCAGCACAAGATTTCCGGCCTGCCCGTGGTCGACGGCAACGGCCAGGTGGTGGGCATCGTCACCAACCGCGACATCCGCTTCGAATCACGCCTGGATGCGCCGGTCAGCTCGATCATGACGCCGCGCGAGCGCCTCGTCACCGTCAAGGAAGGCGCCAGCATCGATGAGGCGCGCGAGCTGATGCATACCCACCGGCTCGAACGGGTGCTGGTGGTGGACGACCGGTTCCAGCTCAAGGGGCTGATCACCGTCAAGGACATCATCAAGACCACCGAACATCCCAACGCGGCCAAGGACAGCCAGGGCCGGTTGCGTGTCGGTGCCGCGGTCGGCACCGGCGGTGATACCGAGGAACGCGTGGCACTGCTGGTCGAGGCGGGTGCCGACGTGATCGTCGTCGATACCGCGCATGGCCACAGCCAGGGTGTGATCGACCGCGTCGGCTGGGTCAAGCGCAACTTCCCGCAGGTGCAGGTGATCGGGGGCAACATCGCCACCGCTGCCGCCGCGCACGCGCTGGTGGAAGCCGGCGCGGACGCGGTCAAGGTCGGCATCGGCCCGGGTTCGATCTGCACCACGCGTATCGTCGCCGGTGTCGGCGTGCCACAGATCTCCGCCGTATCGAATGTCGCGCAGGCGCTGGCCGGCAGCGGCGTACCGCTGATCGCCGATGGCGGCATCCGCTTCTCCGGCGACATTGCCAAGGCACTGGCGGCCGGTGCGCACTGCGTGATGCTGGGCGGGCTCTTTGCCGGGACCGAGGAAGCACCCGGCGAAGTGGAGCTGTATCAGGGCCGCTCGTACAAGAGCTATCGCGGCATGGGATCACTCGGCGCGATGCAGCAAGGCTCATCCGACCGTTACTTCCAGGAAGAAAACACCGCCAACGTCGAGAAGCTGGTGCCCGAAGGCATCGAGGGCCGCGTACCGTACAAGGGCTCGTTGACCGCGATCGTGCACCAGCTGGTCGGCGGCATCCGTTCGGCCATGGGTTATCTGGGCTGCGCCAGCATCGGCGAAGTCCATGCCAAGGCCGAGTTCGTCGAGATCACCTCGGCCGGCATCCGCGAATCGCACGTGCACGACGTGCAGATCACCAAGGAAGCACCGAACTACCGCATGGAGTAG
- a CDS encoding glycoside hydrolase family 18 protein, protein MYKKLVLPAMLAAALAHADSVVLDEKFDNDLNTLWIGQNGDGSVPMHATIVDDPLRPGNKVVRFDKPVFGGDIFTKEKFPEGKYTLSFEYLGTCGFNCGGVIGYTSEFPGRDNWLAGTASSGFPEHIKDTKKWESYSFDFKGRFDFHLSLEQWVQSNGSGGDIYFDNVKLVRKGDGAGKGAAAPAPKVATVGPNDAPAGKGAQLVFYFPSWGTGRGYWVKHIEQSGTAKKATVIQYAFGNVVDNKCTVGIDKAGVGSAALDYWDPVPAEHTLDGKPDQGDKGLFGHWNQIKQLKKKYPQLKVVISLGGWNWSKHFSDAALPANRQAFVKSCIDAYIKGNVPTRDGKLIEGLAAGVFDGIDVDWEYPASQGAPGNVVRPEDKQNFTALLNEFRKQLDAVKPGYLLTIATGAPSNISSNMELDQIHKPLNWINVMTYDYAGPWSNKSGHLATLYGSAAEITTAGSIKEYIEGGVPPQKLVVGVPFYGYGWVLSKTDNNGMGQPIKEKAKGTYDPGTAGYDDIKAMPGQVFRDERTKAVWKLNGSEMWVYDDIQALKEKVEFVKKQQLGGIMAWELVGDTPDGELVDTLYQGLRK, encoded by the coding sequence ATGTACAAGAAACTGGTGCTGCCGGCGATGTTGGCCGCCGCCTTGGCCCACGCCGACAGCGTGGTTCTGGACGAAAAATTCGACAACGATCTGAACACGTTATGGATCGGGCAGAACGGCGACGGCAGCGTACCCATGCATGCCACCATCGTCGACGATCCGCTGCGGCCGGGCAACAAGGTGGTCCGCTTCGACAAGCCGGTGTTCGGCGGTGATATCTTCACCAAGGAGAAATTCCCCGAAGGCAAGTACACCTTGTCCTTCGAGTACCTGGGCACCTGCGGCTTCAACTGCGGCGGTGTGATCGGCTATACCTCTGAATTCCCGGGGCGGGACAACTGGCTTGCAGGCACGGCCAGTTCCGGCTTCCCCGAACATATCAAGGACACCAAGAAGTGGGAGAGCTACAGCTTCGACTTCAAGGGTCGCTTTGACTTCCATCTCTCGCTGGAGCAATGGGTCCAGTCCAATGGGTCCGGCGGCGACATCTATTTCGACAACGTCAAGCTGGTGCGCAAGGGCGACGGCGCCGGCAAGGGGGCTGCCGCGCCCGCGCCGAAGGTTGCCACGGTCGGGCCGAACGATGCGCCGGCCGGCAAGGGCGCCCAGCTGGTGTTCTATTTCCCGAGCTGGGGGACGGGCCGCGGCTACTGGGTCAAGCACATCGAGCAAAGCGGCACCGCCAAGAAGGCGACGGTGATCCAGTACGCCTTCGGCAATGTGGTCGACAACAAGTGCACCGTCGGCATCGACAAGGCGGGCGTGGGCAGCGCGGCGCTGGACTACTGGGATCCGGTACCGGCCGAGCATACGCTCGACGGCAAGCCCGACCAGGGCGACAAGGGGCTGTTCGGCCATTGGAACCAGATCAAGCAGCTCAAGAAGAAATATCCGCAGCTCAAGGTGGTGATCAGCCTGGGCGGTTGGAACTGGTCCAAGCACTTCTCCGACGCGGCGCTGCCTGCCAACCGCCAGGCATTCGTCAAGTCGTGCATCGATGCCTATATCAAGGGCAACGTGCCGACCCGCGACGGCAAGCTCATCGAGGGGCTGGCCGCCGGCGTGTTCGACGGCATCGACGTGGATTGGGAATACCCGGCCTCGCAAGGAGCCCCCGGCAACGTGGTGCGGCCGGAAGACAAGCAGAACTTCACCGCGCTGCTCAACGAGTTCCGCAAGCAGCTCGACGCGGTCAAGCCGGGCTATCTGCTGACCATCGCCACCGGTGCGCCGTCCAATATCAGCAGCAACATGGAACTGGACCAGATCCACAAGCCGCTGAACTGGATCAACGTGATGACCTATGACTACGCCGGCCCGTGGTCGAACAAGTCGGGCCATCTGGCAACGCTGTACGGCAGCGCGGCCGAGATCACCACTGCCGGGTCGATAAAGGAATACATCGAAGGTGGGGTGCCACCGCAGAAGCTGGTGGTGGGCGTGCCGTTCTACGGCTACGGTTGGGTCCTGTCCAAGACCGACAACAACGGCATGGGCCAGCCTATCAAGGAAAAGGCCAAGGGTACGTACGATCCGGGAACCGCCGGCTATGACGACATCAAGGCAATGCCTGGCCAGGTGTTCCGCGATGAGCGTACCAAGGCGGTCTGGAAGCTCAACGGCAGCGAGATGTGGGTGTACGACGACATCCAGGCGCTCAAGGAAAAGGTCGAGTTCGTGAAGAAACAGCAGCTGGGCGGCATCATGGCCTGGGAGCTGGTCGGTGATACGCCGGATGGTGAATTGGTCGATACCCTGTACCAGGGGCTGCGCAAGTAA
- a CDS encoding glycoside hydrolase family 18 protein translates to MRKPILALLTAAALLPLAQAAEPVVPTAASKPYRVVAYYISWGAYGRDFLPYDIDASKVTHINYAFANIKDGEVVVGDPGVDTGGKNNFETLQRLKKKNPNLRTLISVGGWSWSVNFSESAATPESRKRFADSAVAFIRKYGFDGVDIDWEYPVEGGSDEMKHRPEDKQNYTHLIAALRKALDAAGKEDKKYYELTTAVWGNDKFIKNTEMDKVSRDFDFINLMSYDFNGLWNKFSGHLAPFRNDPAYNKPGISDKFNVVSSVEAYLKAGVPPAKLVVGIPFYGFAWKQCPPERNGEYQDCNGKGRGTWEEGNLDFSDIEANLINRNGFTRHWNDVSKAAFLYNAKTGEFVTYEDPQALKHKLDFIKEKKLGGAMYWEITADRKQTLVNQIAESLLPKPGK, encoded by the coding sequence ATGCGTAAGCCCATTCTAGCCCTGTTGACCGCCGCAGCCCTGCTGCCGCTGGCCCAGGCTGCCGAACCCGTCGTCCCCACCGCGGCCAGCAAGCCCTACCGCGTCGTGGCCTACTACATCTCGTGGGGTGCCTACGGGCGTGATTTCCTGCCCTATGACATCGATGCGAGCAAGGTCACCCATATCAACTACGCCTTTGCCAACATCAAGGACGGCGAAGTGGTGGTGGGCGATCCCGGGGTGGACACCGGCGGCAAGAACAATTTCGAAACGCTGCAGCGGCTGAAGAAGAAGAACCCGAACCTGCGCACGCTGATCTCGGTCGGCGGCTGGAGCTGGTCGGTCAATTTCTCGGAGTCTGCCGCCACCCCCGAATCGCGCAAGCGCTTCGCCGACAGCGCCGTGGCCTTCATCCGCAAATACGGCTTTGACGGCGTGGACATCGATTGGGAATACCCGGTCGAGGGCGGCTCGGACGAGATGAAGCACCGGCCCGAGGACAAGCAGAACTACACGCACTTGATCGCGGCACTGCGCAAGGCGCTCGACGCCGCGGGCAAGGAGGACAAGAAGTACTACGAGCTGACCACGGCGGTGTGGGGCAACGACAAGTTCATCAAGAACACCGAGATGGACAAGGTGAGCCGCGATTTCGACTTCATCAACCTGATGTCGTATGACTTCAACGGGCTGTGGAACAAGTTCTCCGGCCACCTCGCGCCGTTCCGCAACGATCCGGCGTACAACAAGCCCGGCATCAGCGACAAGTTCAACGTGGTGTCGTCGGTCGAGGCGTATTTGAAGGCGGGCGTGCCGCCTGCCAAGCTGGTGGTCGGCATTCCGTTCTACGGTTTCGCGTGGAAGCAATGCCCGCCCGAGCGCAATGGCGAGTACCAGGATTGCAACGGCAAGGGGCGCGGCACCTGGGAAGAGGGCAATCTGGACTTCAGCGATATCGAAGCCAACCTGATCAACAGGAACGGCTTCACCCGCCACTGGAACGACGTTTCCAAGGCGGCGTTCCTGTACAACGCCAAGACCGGCGAGTTCGTCACCTACGAGGACCCGCAGGCGCTCAAGCACAAGCTTGACTTCATCAAGGAGAAAAAGCTGGGCGGTGCGATGTATTGGGAAATCACTGCCGACCGTAAGCAGACGCTGGTGAACCAGATCGCCGAATCGTTGCTGCCCAAGCCGGGCAAGTAG
- a CDS encoding DUF2243 domain-containing protein, translating into MAPTIRPGFADARRLTQAGWLLGLSLGGFFDGILLHQILQWHHLLSAVTRAPFGDLRMQVLADGVFHAAMYAVAIAGLVRLWQAVPGLVMPGARRRLLGSVLLGFGAWHIADAVLSHWWLGLHRVRMDSEVPLFWDLLWFAVFGLVVTGWGVWLRRHPGGGNVPPRSGALLCTVLVLVCGAIAALPPPDARMVLVMFRPGAGAAGALAAIEAADARIAWASRDGMVWALQLPAPGQHAVLYRHGAMLVSYSLLPNGCFAWSRR; encoded by the coding sequence ATGGCCCCCACCATCCGACCCGGCTTTGCCGATGCCCGACGCCTGACCCAGGCGGGCTGGTTGCTCGGCCTGAGTCTGGGTGGCTTCTTCGATGGCATCCTGTTGCACCAGATCCTGCAATGGCATCACCTGCTGAGCGCCGTCACCCGTGCGCCGTTCGGGGATCTGCGCATGCAGGTGCTGGCCGATGGTGTATTCCATGCCGCGATGTACGCAGTGGCGATCGCCGGTCTGGTCCGGTTATGGCAGGCCGTGCCGGGGCTGGTCATGCCGGGCGCACGGCGACGTCTGCTCGGGTCAGTGCTGCTGGGGTTCGGTGCCTGGCATATCGCGGATGCAGTGCTCAGTCATTGGTGGCTGGGCCTGCATCGGGTGCGCATGGACAGCGAGGTACCCCTGTTCTGGGACCTGCTCTGGTTCGCCGTATTTGGCCTCGTTGTGACGGGCTGGGGGGTATGGCTGCGCCGGCATCCCGGCGGTGGCAACGTGCCACCCCGCTCCGGTGCGCTGCTTTGCACCGTCTTGGTGCTGGTATGCGGCGCCATCGCGGCCCTGCCGCCGCCCGATGCCCGCATGGTGCTGGTGATGTTCCGTCCCGGGGCTGGCGCCGCCGGCGCCCTTGCCGCGATCGAGGCGGCCGATGCGCGGATTGCCTGGGCCAGCCGGGACGGCATGGTCTGGGCGCTGCAACTGCCTGCCCCCGGACAACATGCCGTGTTGTATCGCCATGGCGCGATGCTGGTGAGCTATTCGCTGTTGCCCAACGGCTGTTTCGCTTGGTCCCGCCGCTGA
- the tadA gene encoding tRNA adenosine(34) deaminase TadA, whose product MLEPVDDPGWSADDVRHMRTALRLAGRAARLGEVPVGAVVVHQGEIIGRGGNAPIARHDPSAHAEMLALRQAARWLGNYRLPGCELYVTLEPCIMCAGAMMHARLSRVVYATRDPKTGAAGSVIDPFAERRLNHHTIILGGLLADEAALQLREFFAERRRQQKLR is encoded by the coding sequence ATGCTTGAGCCGGTCGATGATCCCGGCTGGTCCGCTGATGACGTGCGCCATATGCGTACAGCGCTGCGCCTGGCGGGGCGCGCCGCACGGCTGGGTGAGGTGCCGGTCGGCGCGGTGGTGGTCCATCAGGGCGAAATCATCGGGCGTGGCGGCAATGCCCCGATTGCCCGGCACGATCCGAGCGCGCATGCCGAGATGCTGGCGCTGCGGCAGGCCGCGCGCTGGCTCGGCAACTACCGGCTGCCGGGATGCGAGCTGTATGTGACGCTGGAGCCCTGCATCATGTGCGCCGGCGCCATGATGCACGCCCGGCTGTCGCGGGTGGTCTACGCCACGCGCGATCCCAAGACCGGCGCCGCCGGCAGCGTGATCGATCCATTTGCCGAGCGCCGCCTCAACCATCACACCATCATCCTGGGTGGCCTGCTGGCCGATGAGGCGGCGTTGCAGCTGCGCGAATTCTTCGCCGAACGGCGGCGGCAGCAGAAGTTGCGCTGA